A single genomic interval of Kiritimatiellia bacterium harbors:
- a CDS encoding PfkB family carbohydrate kinase, giving the protein MSAWAPEVVVVGSVGLDTITTPRERREEVIGGSASYACAAAARLGVRTAMIGVVGEDFPAAERRRFERLRIGLAGLQTAPGRTFRWSGEYAQNMNERRTICTQLNVFENFRPELPAECRVAPFLFLANIAPSLQLHVLGQMERRPRLVVADTMDLWIRTAPDDLRRLLRQVDLLMVNESEAEHLSGCRGLRATGAALLKLGPRWVIVKRGEYGSVFMHRRGLRVLPAYPVVDARDPTGAGDTFAGGLIGRLALEREVSERTLCRAMVYGTVMASFAVEAFGLDWVARATRAAVERRVRELRRMCRPG; this is encoded by the coding sequence ATGAGCGCCTGGGCACCCGAAGTGGTGGTGGTGGGGTCGGTTGGCCTCGACACGATCACGACACCCCGAGAGCGGCGGGAGGAAGTGATCGGCGGATCGGCCTCCTACGCGTGCGCGGCTGCCGCACGGCTTGGTGTGCGCACCGCGATGATTGGTGTGGTTGGCGAGGATTTCCCCGCCGCGGAGCGCCGGCGCTTTGAACGGCTGCGCATCGGGCTGGCCGGCCTGCAGACGGCACCTGGCCGGACGTTCCGCTGGAGCGGCGAGTACGCGCAGAACATGAACGAGCGGCGCACGATCTGCACCCAGCTCAATGTGTTCGAGAATTTCCGGCCCGAACTGCCCGCGGAGTGCCGTGTCGCGCCCTTTCTGTTCCTTGCGAACATCGCGCCGTCGCTGCAGCTTCATGTGCTGGGCCAGATGGAACGTCGGCCGCGGCTGGTCGTCGCGGACACGATGGATCTCTGGATCCGTACCGCGCCGGATGACCTGCGGCGGCTGCTGCGGCAGGTCGACCTGCTGATGGTGAACGAGTCCGAGGCCGAGCACCTCTCGGGGTGTCGCGGGCTGCGGGCGACGGGTGCGGCGCTGCTGAAGCTGGGGCCGCGGTGGGTGATCGTGAAACGCGGCGAATACGGCAGCGTGTTCATGCACCGGCGCGGACTGCGCGTGCTGCCGGCCTATCCGGTTGTGGATGCCCGCGATCCAACCGGCGCGGGTGATACGTTCGCCGGCGGCCTGATCGGCCGGCTCGCCCTTGAGCGTGAGGTGTCTGAGCGCACGCTGTGCCGCGCGATGGTGTATGGCACCGTGATGGCGTCCTTTGCGGTGGAGGCGTTCGGGTTGGACTGGGTCGCCCGCGCAACGCGCGCCGCCGTCGAGCGGCGCGTGCGCGAGTTGCGCCGCATGTGCCGGCCCGGCTGA
- a CDS encoding D-alanine--D-alanine ligase, which produces MRRRFRRVAVLAGGPSSEREVSLRSGRAVAAALSSRGYVVELVEVCGTHLQLPARTDAVFIALHGQFGEDGEVQAMLDRLGVPYTGSGAEACRRIFDKGLAWRALAQAGVPTPASVVVSRATASSPLPLPVVVKPTRQGSSVGCHLVRTAAEWGPAVRAALAHNGEAIVQTYLAGRELTVGVLGGRVLPPVEIVPPAGMFTYDVKYTAGAARLCCPAPIAAEFELELRRLAWRTFRVLGAEGLGRVDLRCSEDGRPHVLELNSIPGFTATSLFPRAAAAVGIPFPELCDHVLNLARGPC; this is translated from the coding sequence ATGAGGCGGCGATTTCGTCGTGTCGCGGTGTTGGCGGGCGGACCCTCATCCGAGCGTGAGGTGTCGCTACGTTCCGGGCGGGCGGTGGCAGCGGCGCTGAGTTCGCGGGGATATGTGGTGGAGCTGGTGGAGGTTTGCGGAACCCATCTGCAGCTGCCGGCCCGGACAGACGCGGTGTTCATTGCGCTGCACGGGCAGTTTGGGGAGGACGGGGAGGTACAGGCGATGCTGGATCGCCTCGGCGTACCGTACACCGGCTCGGGCGCGGAGGCGTGCCGGCGGATCTTCGACAAGGGGCTTGCGTGGCGGGCGCTCGCGCAGGCCGGTGTGCCGACGCCCGCCAGTGTGGTGGTCAGCCGTGCGACGGCGAGCAGTCCGCTGCCGCTGCCGGTGGTGGTGAAACCGACGCGGCAGGGATCGAGCGTGGGCTGTCACCTGGTCCGCACGGCGGCGGAGTGGGGGCCCGCCGTCCGCGCCGCGCTTGCGCACAACGGTGAAGCGATCGTGCAGACATATTTGGCGGGTCGAGAGCTGACCGTGGGTGTGCTGGGGGGTCGGGTGCTGCCGCCGGTGGAGATCGTGCCGCCGGCCGGCATGTTCACCTACGACGTGAAGTACACCGCGGGCGCGGCACGGTTGTGTTGCCCGGCACCGATCGCAGCGGAGTTTGAGCTGGAGCTTCGACGCCTGGCATGGCGGACGTTCCGGGTGCTCGGCGCGGAAGGGTTGGGACGGGTTGATCTGCGCTGTTCCGAGGACGGCCGGCCGCACGTGCTGGAGCTGAACAGCATTCCGGGATTCACCGCGACGAGCCTCTTTCCGCGGGCCGCGGCGGCGGTCGGAATTCCGTTTCCGGAGCTGTGCGATCACGTCTTGAATCTCGCCCGCGGCCCGTGCTAG
- a CDS encoding alcohol dehydrogenase catalytic domain-containing protein yields the protein MWVWELHRAVSLRDEPAPLRRVERPVPEPEPGQVRLKVEACGVCHTELDEIEGRAPPPVLPVVPGHQIVGRVDRVGAGVAATMIGHRVGVAWIAAACGRCARCREGRENLCAEFQATGRDVDGGYAQFALARADYVYPIPERLDSVAAAPLLCAGAVGWRALKLSGLRNGETLGLTGFGASGHLVARVVRCRWPASPIFVFARSEAEREFARELGAAWAGDTWDQPPAPVDRMIDTTPAWTPVAAALRRLAPGGRLVINAIRKEPADRAVMAELDYARDLWMEREIISVANVTRADVREFLELAAEIELRPEVQIYPFGAANEALRDLYHRKIRGAKVLVMDR from the coding sequence GTGTGGGTGTGGGAGCTGCATCGGGCGGTCTCGCTGCGGGATGAGCCGGCGCCGCTGCGACGGGTTGAACGACCGGTGCCGGAGCCCGAGCCGGGCCAGGTGCGGCTGAAGGTCGAGGCCTGCGGCGTTTGCCACACGGAACTGGACGAGATTGAGGGGCGCGCGCCCCCGCCGGTGTTGCCGGTGGTGCCGGGTCACCAAATTGTCGGCCGCGTGGACCGGGTGGGTGCGGGCGTGGCCGCGACGATGATCGGCCATCGGGTGGGCGTCGCGTGGATCGCGGCCGCATGTGGCCGCTGCGCGCGATGCCGCGAAGGCCGCGAGAACCTCTGCGCGGAGTTTCAGGCGACCGGCCGCGACGTGGATGGCGGCTACGCGCAGTTCGCGCTGGCGCGCGCGGATTACGTGTATCCCATCCCGGAGCGGCTGGACTCCGTCGCCGCGGCGCCGCTGTTGTGTGCCGGCGCGGTCGGCTGGCGTGCGCTCAAACTGAGCGGCCTGCGGAATGGTGAGACGCTCGGCCTGACCGGCTTTGGTGCCTCCGGCCACTTGGTCGCCAGGGTGGTGCGCTGCCGGTGGCCCGCCTCGCCGATCTTCGTGTTTGCACGCTCTGAGGCGGAGCGCGAGTTTGCGCGCGAGCTCGGCGCGGCGTGGGCGGGCGACACGTGGGACCAACCGCCCGCGCCGGTGGATCGGATGATCGACACCACACCCGCGTGGACACCGGTGGCCGCGGCGCTGCGTCGGTTGGCGCCGGGAGGGCGGCTGGTGATCAACGCGATCCGAAAAGAGCCCGCCGACCGCGCGGTGATGGCGGAGCTTGACTACGCGCGGGACTTGTGGATGGAGCGCGAGATCATCTCCGTTGCGAACGTCACGCGAGCGGATGTCCGCGAATTTCTCGAGCTTGCGGCCGAGATCGAGCTACGGCCGGAGGTACAGATCTATCCTTTCGGGGCGGCGAACGAGGCGCTGCGCGATTTGTACCATCGCAAGATCCGCGGCGCGAAAGTTCTGGTGATGGATCGCTGA
- a CDS encoding alkaline shock response membrane anchor protein AmaP — MKTLRWTLGGLCWLVALAAGLYLLVAAAWPMHRRLDGWIARRPEAAAPVGILVAGLAVLAAMSLRTRPAGAEELRYPTDGGEVRIRLGAVRDYVVQLAGELPGVQTVRCAATREGDRVRIELHCRLPVGRSAVEFGRRLQALIRSRLADDVGLSETGDICVRVTEFVTGGGSAGGDIAYANGEPPRPG, encoded by the coding sequence GTGAAAACGCTGCGTTGGACGCTGGGTGGGCTCTGCTGGCTGGTCGCGCTCGCGGCAGGGCTCTATCTACTGGTCGCGGCGGCGTGGCCCATGCACCGGCGGCTGGATGGATGGATTGCGCGGCGGCCGGAGGCCGCGGCGCCCGTCGGCATTCTGGTGGCCGGGCTGGCAGTGCTCGCCGCGATGAGTCTGCGCACCCGGCCGGCCGGTGCGGAGGAGCTGCGCTACCCGACCGACGGCGGCGAGGTGCGGATCCGGCTGGGCGCGGTGCGCGACTACGTGGTGCAGCTGGCCGGCGAGCTGCCGGGCGTGCAGACCGTGCGTTGCGCCGCGACCCGCGAGGGCGACCGCGTCCGCATCGAGCTGCACTGCCGTCTGCCGGTCGGCCGCTCCGCGGTGGAGTTCGGCCGACGGCTGCAGGCACTGATCCGCTCGCGGCTTGCGGACGACGTCGGCCTCAGCGAGACGGGCGACATTTGCGTGCGCGTGACCGAGTTCGTCACCGGCGGCGGGAGCGCCGGGGGGGACATCGCATACGCGAACGGCGAGCCGCCGCGTCCGGGATGA
- a CDS encoding SIS domain-containing protein, which translates to MDWDAIAADALAVLHETLTRLRAPIEAAAERLASCLRSGGKVLLCGNGGSAADAQHMAAELVNRFLLDRPAWPAIALSTDTSALTAIGNDCGFDAVFARQVEALGRPGDALVAFSTSGRSPNVLRAVEVARRQGLWTLAITGGDGGALAGAADASLCVSVSAHTPRIQEGHQLILHLLCERIEELLAGGEVNGR; encoded by the coding sequence ATGGATTGGGACGCCATCGCCGCGGACGCACTCGCGGTGCTGCATGAAACGCTGACGCGGCTGCGCGCGCCAATCGAGGCGGCCGCGGAACGGTTGGCCAGCTGCCTGCGGTCGGGCGGGAAGGTGCTGCTGTGTGGTAACGGGGGCAGCGCCGCGGATGCGCAACACATGGCGGCGGAGCTCGTGAACCGGTTCCTGCTCGACCGGCCGGCGTGGCCCGCGATCGCGCTGAGCACCGACACCTCCGCGCTGACCGCGATTGGCAACGACTGCGGCTTCGATGCGGTGTTTGCCCGACAGGTGGAAGCGCTGGGCCGGCCCGGCGACGCGCTCGTCGCGTTCAGTACCAGCGGCCGCTCGCCTAATGTGCTGCGCGCGGTGGAGGTTGCCCGCCGGCAGGGGCTCTGGACGCTGGCGATCACCGGCGGCGACGGCGGTGCGCTCGCCGGCGCGGCGGACGCCAGCCTGTGCGTCTCGGTCAGTGCGCACACGCCGCGCATCCAGGAGGGCCACCAGTTGATCCTGCATCTGCTGTGCGAGCGGATCGAAGAGCTGCTCGCCGGCGGGGAGGTGAACGGCCGATGA
- a CDS encoding Asp23/Gls24 family envelope stress response protein yields MRSDRIHSGEAPAAGPPMYPPPEERAEETHDLGQIQIHNSVIAVIAREAALKVAGVADLVGSLVDDIAGMVGRKPLDRGVRVEVADNTLIIEVALVVEYGASIPKVAFEVQSRIREDVERMTGKPVRSVNVIVQSVRLPETPAPATSSPDTAP; encoded by the coding sequence ATGAGAAGCGATCGAATCCACAGCGGCGAGGCGCCCGCGGCCGGCCCCCCGATGTATCCGCCCCCGGAGGAGCGCGCAGAGGAGACGCACGACCTCGGCCAAATCCAGATCCACAACAGCGTGATCGCGGTGATCGCGCGCGAGGCGGCGCTGAAGGTGGCGGGCGTCGCGGACCTCGTCGGCTCGTTGGTGGACGACATCGCGGGCATGGTCGGTCGCAAACCGCTCGACCGCGGCGTGCGGGTGGAAGTGGCGGACAACACTCTGATCATCGAGGTCGCGCTGGTTGTGGAGTACGGCGCGAGCATCCCGAAGGTCGCCTTCGAGGTCCAGAGCCGCATTCGTGAGGATGTGGAGCGGATGACCGGCAAACCGGTGCGCAGCGTGAACGTGATCGTCCAGAGCGTGCGGCTGCCGGAGACCCCGGCGCCCGCGACGTCATCGCCCGACACTGCGCCGTGA
- a CDS encoding FtsQ-type POTRA domain-containing protein → MQWNPFRRWSAGPAGVRRGEIRVLTARVPSAAVRPVPTRVAAVFAAGVALLALVGWGTLAGARRLAAALVYENPLFTLQTLDVSSDGRLTPELLRQYAGVRAGDNLFAVDLRRVREDLLSVPLVREVRVRRRLPNGLEVRVTERTPLARLRMPGTDLPLAVDVEGWVLVGDGASAALPLLKGFPTPGLRPGLQLSSPEVRDALLLLDHCARRRAFLGLTPREVRRLDAETLVLVLDTGDEVLLPRRRLLERLDDLPDLLRHLRARRGASPGPHQIDLTGEVNASVAPIGAG, encoded by the coding sequence ATGCAGTGGAACCCTTTCCGACGGTGGTCGGCGGGGCCGGCCGGTGTGCGGCGGGGTGAAATCCGCGTACTGACGGCACGCGTGCCGAGTGCGGCGGTTCGCCCGGTGCCCACGCGGGTCGCAGCGGTGTTTGCGGCCGGCGTCGCGCTGCTGGCGCTGGTCGGATGGGGGACGCTGGCCGGTGCCCGGCGTCTCGCCGCCGCGCTGGTCTATGAGAATCCGCTGTTCACGCTGCAGACGCTCGATGTTTCCTCTGACGGGCGCCTCACGCCCGAGCTGCTGCGGCAGTACGCTGGAGTGCGTGCCGGCGACAACCTCTTTGCGGTGGATCTGCGGCGGGTCCGGGAGGATTTATTGAGCGTTCCACTCGTTCGCGAGGTACGGGTGCGCCGGCGCCTGCCGAACGGTCTGGAGGTGCGGGTCACCGAGCGCACGCCGCTGGCACGGCTGCGGATGCCGGGCACGGATCTGCCGCTGGCGGTGGACGTGGAGGGGTGGGTGCTCGTCGGGGACGGCGCGAGCGCCGCGCTGCCGCTGCTGAAGGGGTTTCCGACGCCGGGACTGCGGCCGGGGCTGCAGCTTTCGTCGCCCGAGGTGCGTGACGCGCTCCTGCTGCTCGACCACTGTGCCCGCCGCCGGGCGTTTCTGGGGCTTACGCCTCGCGAGGTGCGCCGTCTCGATGCCGAAACGCTGGTGCTGGTGCTCGACACCGGCGACGAGGTCTTGCTGCCGCGGCGGCGGCTGCTGGAGCGGTTGGATGACCTGCCGGATCTGCTGCGGCATCTTCGCGCCCGCCGCGGCGCATCGCCGGGCCCCCATCAGATCGACCTGACCGGCGAGGTGAATGCAAGCGTCGCGCCGATCGGCGCGGGCTGA